TTTGATTAGCATCCTAACACATGTATGTTGCTTCATTGATGCATGCAGTGCGTGTCAACGGGCTGCCCTGCAAGGATGTAAAGGATGTAAAGGTCGATGATTTCTTCCTAGCAGCCAACCTTGACAAGCCAAGGGATACGACGATGAGCAAGGTCAAGTCAAATGTCACCTTGATCAGTGTGATGAAGCTGGCAGGTCTCAATACCCTCGGCATCTCCATGGCTAGGATCGACTACGCTCCACAAGGACAGAACCCACCGCATACTCACCCCCGTGCCACTGAGATCTTAACAGTTCTTGAAGGCTCTCTCTACGTTGGTTTTGTCACGTCTAACCCAGACAACAAGTTTTTTAGTAAGATGCTCAACAAGGGAGATGTTTTCGTATTCCCACAGGGTCTGATCCACTTTCAGTTCAATCCAAGTTATGACAAGCCAGCGGTTGCCATCGCAGC
The Panicum virgatum strain AP13 chromosome 6N, P.virgatum_v5, whole genome shotgun sequence genome window above contains:
- the LOC120677793 gene encoding putative germin-like protein 12-4, with the translated sequence MASSNFVLLTVLLALVASGAIASDPGPLQDFCVADKDSPVRVNGLPCKDVKDVKVDDFFLAANLDKPRDTTMSKVKSNVTLISVMKLAGLNTLGISMARIDYAPQGQNPPHTHPRATEILTVLEGSLYVGFVTSNPDNKFFSKMLNKGDVFVFPQGLIHFQFNPSYDKPAVAIAALSSQNPGAITISNAVFGSKPPIADDVLAKAFQVDKKVVDWLQAQFWEDNHN